One genomic window of Streptomyces sp. NBC_01276 includes the following:
- a CDS encoding ABC transporter permease produces the protein MTTLLSDGGAVLTRQLQKARHAPALLVLTQTMPLTMLLFFGYVFGSALAMPGSEYREFLVPGLLAATAANGLMTGMFTAAQDAHRGVMDRFRTLPMSRSAVPLGQTAADLLTTAVSLVPVMLVGLAMGWRAENGLPGALGAFGVLLLFRFATAWAGTYLGLVSRSEEAAGQLASATFVLPMLSSAYLPTAGLTGWLRTVAEWNPISAVATAVRALCGNAGGEAAPGASWPAVHPVAGAVLWSLLLLALFVPLATRRFARGRD, from the coding sequence ATGACCACCCTGCTCTCGGACGGCGGCGCCGTCCTGACCCGCCAGCTCCAGAAGGCCCGGCACGCCCCGGCGCTGCTGGTGCTGACCCAGACGATGCCGCTGACGATGCTGCTCTTCTTCGGCTACGTCTTCGGCAGCGCGCTCGCCATGCCGGGCTCCGAGTACCGCGAGTTCCTGGTGCCCGGACTGCTCGCCGCGACCGCCGCCAACGGCCTGATGACCGGCATGTTCACGGCCGCGCAGGACGCGCACCGCGGGGTGATGGACCGCTTCCGGACCCTGCCGATGAGCCGGAGCGCCGTCCCCCTGGGCCAGACGGCCGCCGACCTGCTGACCACGGCGGTGTCGCTGGTGCCGGTGATGCTGGTGGGACTGGCGATGGGCTGGCGGGCCGAGAACGGACTGCCCGGCGCGCTCGGGGCGTTCGGCGTACTGCTGCTGTTCCGCTTCGCCACCGCGTGGGCGGGGACGTACCTCGGGCTGGTGAGCCGGAGCGAGGAGGCGGCGGGGCAACTCGCCAGCGCCACCTTCGTCCTGCCGATGCTGTCGAGCGCCTACCTGCCGACGGCCGGGCTGACCGGCTGGCTGCGGACGGTCGCGGAGTGGAACCCGATCAGCGCCGTGGCCACCGCCGTACGGGCCCTGTGCGGCAACGCCGGCGGCGAGGCGGCCCCGGGCGCGTCCTGGCCGGCGGTCCACCCGGTGGCCGGGGCGGTGCTGTGGTCACTGCTCCTGCTGGCGCTCTTCGTACCGCTGGCCACGCGCAGGTTCGCCCGCGGCCGGGACTGA
- a CDS encoding CaiB/BaiF CoA transferase family protein gives MDTDPAPAAAPRGAAPEPLPLAGLTVVAVEQAVSAPFATRQLADLGARVIKVERPDGGDFARAYDTAAHGLASHFVWANRGKESLALDLKDPRGLEVLHELLADADVFVQNLAQGAAARLGIDAAALCARYPRLVAVDVSGYGPEGPYAHKRAYDMLVQCEAGLVSVTGTPGVPVKAGIPAADIAAAMYAFSGVLAALLRRGATGRGGPLEVSMLDALAEWMGHPLHHTMHGGEQPVRTGLAHAVIAPYDAYPTADGDRVLLSVQNDREWGRLARQVLGRPDLAEDPAYATNAARTRGREKTDAVVAEALGRLGADEAVGLLEAAGIACARLNSVAQLAAHPQLAARDRWREVDSPAGPLRALLPPIGLPGGAEPRMGAVPALGEHTDALLRALGMTGAQITALRRDGVIA, from the coding sequence ATGGACACCGACCCGGCCCCCGCCGCCGCCCCCCGGGGCGCCGCCCCCGAGCCCCTCCCCCTCGCCGGCCTCACGGTCGTCGCCGTCGAACAGGCCGTCTCCGCCCCCTTCGCCACCCGTCAGCTCGCCGACCTCGGCGCCCGGGTCATCAAGGTGGAACGCCCCGACGGCGGCGACTTCGCGCGGGCGTACGACACCGCCGCCCACGGCCTGGCCTCGCACTTCGTCTGGGCCAACCGCGGCAAGGAGTCCCTCGCCCTCGACCTGAAGGACCCGCGCGGGCTGGAGGTGCTGCACGAGCTGCTGGCCGACGCCGACGTCTTCGTCCAGAACCTCGCGCAGGGCGCCGCCGCCCGCCTCGGGATCGACGCCGCGGCCCTGTGCGCCCGCTACCCCCGGCTGGTCGCCGTGGACGTCTCCGGCTACGGGCCCGAGGGCCCCTACGCCCACAAGCGCGCCTACGACATGCTCGTGCAGTGCGAGGCCGGCCTGGTCTCGGTGACCGGCACGCCCGGGGTGCCCGTCAAGGCGGGGATCCCGGCGGCCGACATCGCCGCCGCCATGTACGCCTTCTCCGGGGTGCTCGCCGCCCTCCTGCGCCGCGGGGCGACCGGCCGCGGCGGCCCCCTCGAGGTGTCGATGCTGGACGCCCTCGCCGAATGGATGGGACATCCGCTGCACCACACGATGCACGGCGGGGAGCAGCCCGTACGTACGGGTCTCGCGCACGCCGTGATCGCGCCCTACGACGCCTACCCGACGGCCGACGGGGACCGCGTGCTGCTGTCGGTGCAGAACGACCGGGAGTGGGGGCGCCTGGCACGGCAGGTGCTGGGGCGGCCCGATCTCGCGGAGGATCCGGCGTACGCGACGAACGCGGCCCGCACCCGGGGCCGGGAGAAGACGGACGCGGTGGTGGCCGAGGCGCTCGGCCGGCTCGGCGCGGACGAGGCGGTGGGGTTGCTGGAGGCGGCCGGGATCGCCTGCGCACGGCTCAACTCGGTGGCACAGCTGGCCGCGCACCCGCAGCTCGCGGCACGCGACCGCTGGCGGGAGGTGGATTCACCGGCGGGCCCGCTGCGCGCGCTGCTGCCGCCGATCGGGCTGCCGGGTGGCGCGGAACCGCGGATGGGAGCGGTGCCCGCGCTCGGCGAGCACACCGACGCCCTGCTGCGCGCCCTGGGGATGACGGGCGCGCAGATCACGGCACTGCGCCGGGACGGTGTGATCGCCTGA
- a CDS encoding GntR family transcriptional regulator, with the protein MTAFAPDSLVLNRKLPLWYQVSQSLRASILGRTPDASLRLPTEEQLAEHYGVSVLTMRQALKELEVEGLISRHRRRGTFIEPGALRSAPVRLLGSVDAIVAQQSGERTTILGRERTPVAGELLEHFPDTAEVVTYRRLRHDGESGEPTNWAENAVRPEFADAVDLDDLVRWPMTKVLRDVVGVRISRITDTVEARLADPVTAELLQVPLLSPILHYTGVTYDEDGRVADVARIRYRGDRFSFTVTVDAP; encoded by the coding sequence GTGACCGCCTTCGCCCCCGACTCCCTCGTCCTGAACCGGAAACTGCCCCTCTGGTACCAGGTGTCCCAGTCCCTGCGCGCCTCGATACTGGGCCGCACCCCGGACGCCTCCTTGCGCCTGCCGACCGAGGAACAGCTCGCCGAGCACTACGGCGTGAGCGTCCTGACGATGCGCCAGGCGCTCAAGGAGCTGGAGGTCGAGGGCCTGATCAGCCGGCACCGGCGGCGCGGCACCTTCATCGAGCCGGGCGCGCTGCGCAGCGCCCCGGTGCGGCTGCTGGGGTCGGTCGACGCGATCGTGGCCCAGCAGTCGGGTGAGCGGACGACGATCCTGGGACGGGAGCGGACTCCGGTGGCCGGTGAACTGCTGGAGCACTTCCCCGACACCGCCGAGGTGGTCACGTACCGCAGGCTCCGCCACGACGGGGAGAGCGGCGAGCCCACGAACTGGGCGGAGAACGCGGTGCGCCCGGAGTTCGCGGACGCCGTGGACCTGGACGACCTGGTGCGGTGGCCGATGACGAAGGTGCTGCGCGACGTGGTGGGGGTGCGGATCAGCCGGATCACCGACACCGTCGAGGCGCGCCTGGCGGACCCGGTCACGGCCGAGCTGCTCCAGGTCCCGCTGCTGAGCCCGATCCTGCACTACACGGGCGTGACGTACGACGAGGACGGGCGGGTGGCCGACGTGGCGCGGATCCGCTACCGCGGCGACCGGTTCTCCTTCACGGTGACGGTCGACGCGCCCTGA
- a CDS encoding ATP-binding cassette domain-containing protein, with amino-acid sequence MTTTYAVLSEGLEKHYGEVRALRGLDLAVPEGAVCGLLGPNGAGKTTAVRILTTLTAPTGGRALVAGHDVTRDPAAVRRAIGVTGQYASVDGDLTGRENLRLFARLAGLRGRAGRERADALLERFGLGEAADRVASTWSGGTRRRLDLAAGLITRPRVLFLDEPTTGLDPAAREHIWTAVRALADEGTTVLLTTQYLEEADRLADDILVVDRGRAVANGTPTALKARIGSYAEVTVARADALTAAAGVLDRLTGGRPALDEQRLTVGATVLDPGVTLPQVIRALDGAGVPVTDASLRPPTLDEVFLRLTRVPAPAPTKENAA; translated from the coding sequence ATGACGACTACGTACGCTGTACTTAGTGAGGGTCTGGAGAAGCACTACGGTGAGGTGCGCGCGCTGCGCGGGCTGGATCTGGCCGTGCCGGAAGGCGCCGTCTGCGGGTTGCTGGGCCCCAACGGCGCGGGCAAGACCACCGCCGTCCGGATCCTCACCACCCTCACCGCGCCCACCGGGGGCCGTGCCCTGGTCGCCGGCCACGACGTCACCCGCGACCCCGCCGCCGTCCGCCGCGCCATCGGGGTCACCGGGCAGTACGCCTCCGTCGACGGGGACCTCACCGGCCGCGAGAACCTCCGGCTCTTCGCCCGCCTCGCCGGACTGCGCGGCAGGGCCGGGCGGGAGCGCGCCGACGCGCTGCTGGAACGGTTCGGGCTCGGCGAGGCCGCCGACCGGGTGGCCTCGACCTGGTCCGGCGGCACGAGGCGGCGCCTGGACCTCGCCGCCGGACTGATCACCCGCCCCCGGGTGCTGTTCCTGGACGAGCCCACCACCGGCCTGGATCCGGCGGCCCGCGAGCACATCTGGACGGCCGTGCGCGCGCTCGCCGACGAGGGCACCACCGTCCTGCTCACCACCCAGTACCTGGAGGAGGCCGACCGGCTCGCCGACGACATCCTGGTCGTCGACCGCGGCCGGGCCGTCGCCAACGGCACCCCGACCGCCCTCAAGGCCCGCATCGGCTCCTACGCCGAGGTCACCGTCGCGCGGGCGGACGCCCTCACGGCCGCGGCCGGGGTCCTCGACCGGCTCACGGGCGGGCGGCCCGCCCTGGACGAGCAGCGGCTCACCGTCGGGGCGACCGTGCTGGACCCCGGCGTCACCCTCCCGCAGGTGATCCGCGCGCTCGACGGCGCCGGCGTCCCGGTGACGGACGCGAGCCTGCGCCCGCCCACCCTCGACGAGGTGTTCCTGCGCCTCACCCGGGTTCCGGCCCCCGCCCCCACGAAGGAGAACGCGGCATGA
- a CDS encoding type ISP restriction/modification enzyme — protein sequence MPWSVGGLRLGRDWVVAPGPATLRARWTALTRAEGPERELLFRPSRTRTPAAGAAALPGQRSATARFSEAPGPFPDPVRVLRAPFDEQWLLPDQRLIDSARPELWRVLDAQQLFVVETPEPLVTAHLPAGRLGRIRPLHRRPGGAEPNLAPGLLPLLGARHGGWVTPEDVLCWILAAGRPGPRGYEVPLAADPERWRAGLELGQRLLTVQLRGVRGGEPPRLPGGRRPYVRSAVTAWPQELAYDPESETLTLGDGAVSPVPAGAWEYEAQGVRVLESWFAARGAHRDPRARGLEAFGPAEWPQSWTSELSALVTTLALLADLAPLRAAFTPGPLLAAGELTAAGVLPPPRWSRRPASVLDHQEEGPGGQFALL from the coding sequence ATGCCCTGGTCCGTGGGCGGCCTGCGCCTGGGGCGGGACTGGGTGGTCGCGCCCGGTCCGGCCACGCTGCGCGCCCGCTGGACGGCCCTGACGCGCGCCGAAGGGCCGGAGCGGGAGCTGCTGTTCCGCCCGAGCCGGACCCGTACGCCCGCGGCCGGAGCGGCCGCCCTGCCCGGGCAGCGCTCGGCGACGGCCCGGTTCTCCGAGGCCCCCGGCCCGTTCCCCGACCCCGTGCGGGTACTCCGGGCGCCCTTCGACGAGCAGTGGCTGCTGCCCGACCAGCGGCTCATCGACTCGGCGCGCCCCGAGCTGTGGCGGGTCCTCGACGCGCAGCAGCTGTTCGTGGTGGAGACGCCGGAGCCGCTGGTCACCGCCCACCTCCCGGCGGGCCGGCTCGGCCGGATCCGGCCGCTGCACCGGCGCCCCGGCGGGGCCGAGCCGAACCTCGCGCCGGGCCTGCTGCCGCTGCTGGGGGCGCGCCACGGCGGCTGGGTCACCCCCGAGGACGTGCTGTGCTGGATCCTCGCCGCGGGCCGCCCCGGGCCGCGCGGGTACGAGGTCCCGCTCGCGGCGGACCCGGAGCGGTGGCGGGCCGGGCTGGAGCTGGGTCAGCGGCTGCTCACCGTTCAGCTGCGCGGGGTGCGGGGCGGGGAGCCGCCCCGGCTGCCGGGCGGGCGGCGGCCGTACGTCCGCTCGGCGGTGACGGCCTGGCCGCAGGAGCTCGCGTACGACCCGGAGAGCGAGACGCTGACCCTCGGGGACGGTGCGGTCTCCCCGGTTCCGGCGGGCGCGTGGGAGTACGAGGCGCAGGGCGTGCGGGTGCTGGAGTCCTGGTTCGCCGCGCGCGGTGCGCACCGGGATCCGCGGGCGCGGGGGCTGGAGGCGTTCGGCCCGGCCGAGTGGCCGCAGTCCTGGACCTCGGAGCTGTCGGCCCTGGTGACGACCCTGGCGCTGCTGGCCGATCTGGCCCCTCTGCGGGCTGCGTTCACTCCCGGACCGCTGCTGGCGGCCGGGGAACTGACGGCCGCCGGGGTGCTGCCGCCGCCGCGCTGGTCCCGGCGGCCCGCGTCGGTGCTGGACCACCAGGAGGAGGGCCCGGGCGGCCAGTTCGCCCTGCTGTAG
- a CDS encoding serine/threonine-protein kinase produces MSGNEGGDAARVVAGRYRLLGPLGRGGMGIVWRARDEVLGREVAVKEVRAPAGLDAAEVARMYRRLEREAWAAARVSHRGVVTVYDVASEDGRPWIVMELVRGLSLAEVLEGEGPMTPQRAAHLGEQVLAALRSAHEAGVLHRDVKPANVLIANDGRVVLSDFGIASLEGSSAITMTGEVVGSPEYLAPERALGREPGPESDLWSLGVMLYAAVEGVSPFLRDTPLSTLHAVVDLELPPPRRAGPLEPVLEGLLRKDPRERLAAAEAARMLRIIGAGGTVRAPGGPVSGPVSGPDAPTAVAHPGGGAYGETPPMAAAPAPVPPPPAPPRQGSAGAVVTFGIAGLLLVLALLVWLLLRDTGSGTEGGGGAGPPGSAAASGSAPATASGSASASASASASSSASAGTEPPQSVTLYVHTVRPAYDGTCPPPETLAPAFTGTLEVARTPAVVEYRWITRGGSAPASDWQSIVYEADGPRTRQLNHTESGHRAGATLADAVRLEVRQPALTASPWLEFSVTCAKETPTGGASSPAASATPGGTPPPDPTPTPTPSPTPSGQAGPG; encoded by the coding sequence GTGAGTGGGAACGAAGGCGGGGACGCCGCGCGTGTCGTCGCCGGACGCTACCGGCTGCTCGGCCCCCTGGGCCGCGGCGGCATGGGCATCGTCTGGCGGGCCCGGGACGAGGTACTGGGCCGAGAGGTCGCCGTCAAGGAGGTACGGGCCCCCGCCGGGCTGGACGCCGCCGAGGTGGCGCGCATGTACCGGCGCCTGGAACGGGAGGCGTGGGCGGCGGCCCGCGTCTCGCACCGCGGGGTCGTCACCGTCTACGACGTGGCGAGCGAGGACGGCCGGCCCTGGATCGTGATGGAGCTGGTGCGCGGGCTCTCGCTGGCGGAGGTGCTGGAGGGCGAGGGCCCGATGACCCCGCAGCGGGCGGCCCACCTCGGCGAGCAGGTACTGGCCGCACTGCGCTCCGCACACGAGGCGGGGGTGCTGCACCGGGACGTGAAGCCCGCCAACGTACTGATCGCCAACGACGGGCGGGTGGTGCTGAGCGACTTCGGGATCGCGAGCCTGGAGGGCTCCTCCGCGATCACGATGACCGGCGAGGTGGTCGGCTCCCCCGAATACCTGGCCCCGGAGCGGGCGCTGGGCCGGGAGCCGGGTCCGGAGTCGGACCTGTGGTCGCTCGGGGTGATGCTGTACGCGGCCGTGGAGGGCGTCTCGCCGTTCCTCCGGGACACCCCGCTGTCGACGCTCCACGCCGTGGTCGATCTGGAACTTCCGCCGCCGCGCCGGGCCGGGCCCCTGGAGCCCGTACTGGAGGGGCTGCTGCGCAAGGATCCGCGGGAGCGGCTCGCCGCCGCGGAGGCCGCCCGGATGCTGCGGATCATCGGCGCGGGCGGGACCGTCCGGGCCCCCGGCGGGCCGGTGTCGGGGCCGGTGTCGGGGCCGGACGCCCCGACGGCCGTCGCGCACCCGGGGGGCGGGGCGTACGGGGAGACCCCGCCGATGGCCGCGGCGCCCGCACCCGTACCGCCCCCACCCGCGCCGCCGCGGCAGGGGTCGGCCGGGGCCGTGGTGACCTTCGGGATCGCGGGGCTGCTGCTGGTGCTGGCCCTGCTGGTGTGGCTCCTGCTGCGGGACACCGGCTCCGGGACGGAAGGGGGTGGCGGGGCCGGGCCCCCGGGCTCCGCGGCGGCCTCCGGATCCGCTCCGGCGACCGCCTCCGGCTCGGCTTCGGCGTCGGCGTCGGCCTCGGCCTCCTCCTCGGCGTCGGCGGGCACCGAGCCCCCGCAGAGCGTCACGCTCTACGTCCACACCGTGCGTCCCGCCTACGACGGGACCTGCCCGCCGCCCGAGACGCTCGCGCCCGCCTTCACCGGGACGCTGGAGGTGGCGCGCACACCCGCCGTGGTGGAGTACCGCTGGATCACGCGCGGGGGATCGGCTCCCGCGTCGGACTGGCAGAGCATCGTGTACGAGGCGGACGGGCCCCGGACCCGGCAGTTGAACCACACCGAGTCCGGGCACCGGGCGGGCGCCACCCTCGCCGACGCGGTCCGGCTGGAGGTGCGGCAGCCCGCTCTGACGGCCTCGCCGTGGCTGGAGTTCTCCGTGACGTGCGCGAAGGAGACCCCGACGGGCGGGGCCTCCTCCCCCGCCGCCTCCGCAACACCGGGCGGCACGCCCCCGCCGGATCCGACCCCGACGCCGACGCCGAGTCCGACTCCGAGCGGGCAGGCCGGTCCGGGCTAG
- a CDS encoding SGNH/GDSL hydrolase family protein has product MRLSRLAALASSLLLAAGATLFGTGQAAAAQADFGYVALGDSYSSGVGSGSYDGASGDCKRTSRAYPALWAAAHSPQTFSFVACSGARTNDVLSGQLAPLNSGTDLVSITIGGNDAGFADVMTTCVLQSESTCVSRVNEAKAYVDSTLPGRLDQVYDAIHGRAPGARVVVLGYPRFYKLNGNCVAGLTEGERTAINGASDYLNAAIAKRAADHGFAFASVAGSFTGHEICSGDAWLHSVNWLNIGESYHPTAAGQSGGYLPVFAGKA; this is encoded by the coding sequence ATCAGACTGTCGCGCCTCGCAGCCCTCGCCTCCTCCCTGCTCCTCGCCGCCGGCGCCACCCTGTTCGGAACCGGCCAGGCGGCCGCCGCCCAGGCCGACTTCGGCTACGTGGCCCTCGGCGACTCGTACTCCTCCGGCGTCGGCTCCGGCAGCTACGACGGCGCCAGTGGCGACTGCAAGCGCACCAGCCGCGCCTACCCGGCCCTGTGGGCCGCCGCCCACTCCCCCCAGACCTTCTCCTTCGTCGCCTGCTCGGGCGCCCGGACGAACGACGTCCTCTCCGGCCAGCTCGCTCCGCTCAACTCCGGCACGGACCTGGTCAGCATCACCATCGGCGGCAACGACGCCGGATTCGCCGACGTCATGACGACCTGTGTGCTCCAGTCCGAATCCACCTGCGTCAGCCGCGTCAACGAGGCCAAGGCGTACGTGGACTCCACCCTCCCGGGCCGGCTCGACCAGGTCTACGACGCCATCCACGGCCGGGCCCCGGGCGCCAGGGTGGTCGTCCTCGGCTACCCCCGCTTCTACAAGCTGAACGGGAACTGCGTCGCCGGCCTCACCGAAGGCGAACGCACCGCCATCAACGGCGCGTCCGACTACCTCAACGCCGCCATCGCCAAGCGTGCCGCCGACCACGGCTTCGCCTTCGCCTCGGTCGCCGGATCCTTCACGGGCCACGAGATCTGCTCCGGCGACGCGTGGCTGCACAGCGTCAACTGGCTCAACATCGGAGAGTCCTACCACCCCACCGCCGCCGGACAGTCCGGCGGCTACCTGCCCGTCTTCGCCGGCAAGGCCTGA
- the hmgA gene encoding homogentisate 1,2-dioxygenase, which yields MSEQARKTAEALEYLTGFGNEHSSEAVPGALPHGRNSPQRAPLGLYAEQLSGSAFTEPRRHNRRSWLYRIRPSAAHPAFTRVGNGALRTAPFTEAVPDPNRLRWNPLPDPAPGTDFLAGLWTLGGNGDATQRTGMAIHLYAANADMTDRVFSDSDGELLIVPERGGLLLRTELGLLSVGPGEVALIPRGIRFRVELLDGDRDGGGAPARGYVCENYGQPFDLPDLGPIGANGLAAARDFRAPVAAYEDVERPTEVVNKFCGNLWSATYDHSPLDVVAWHGTHVPYVYDLRRFNVIGSISYDHPDPSIFTVLTSPSDTPGLAGVDFVVFAPRWLVGEDTFRPPYFHRNVMSEYMGLIEGAYDAKAEGFVPGGGSLHNMMSAHGPDRETFDRASAAELKPQKIDDGLAFMFETRWPITATPQAAGAEHLQRGYDDVWEGLQRHFRA from the coding sequence ATGAGTGAGCAGGCCAGGAAGACGGCGGAGGCGCTGGAGTACCTCACCGGCTTCGGAAACGAGCACAGCTCGGAGGCCGTGCCGGGCGCACTCCCCCACGGCCGCAACTCACCCCAGCGCGCCCCGCTCGGCCTCTACGCCGAGCAGCTCAGCGGCAGCGCCTTCACCGAGCCGCGCCGCCACAACCGCCGCTCCTGGCTCTACCGGATCCGCCCTTCGGCCGCGCACCCCGCCTTCACCCGGGTCGGCAACGGAGCACTGCGCACGGCGCCCTTCACCGAGGCGGTCCCGGACCCCAACCGGCTGCGCTGGAACCCGCTGCCCGACCCGGCCCCGGGCACCGATTTCCTGGCCGGCCTGTGGACCCTGGGCGGCAACGGCGACGCCACCCAGCGCACCGGCATGGCCATCCACCTCTACGCCGCCAACGCCGACATGACGGACCGGGTGTTCAGCGACTCCGACGGTGAGCTGCTGATCGTCCCGGAGCGGGGCGGCCTGCTGCTGCGCACCGAGCTCGGCCTGCTCTCGGTCGGCCCCGGCGAGGTGGCCCTGATCCCGCGCGGCATCCGTTTCCGCGTCGAGCTCCTCGACGGAGACCGCGACGGGGGCGGCGCGCCCGCCCGCGGCTACGTCTGCGAGAACTACGGACAGCCCTTCGACCTCCCCGACCTGGGCCCGATCGGCGCCAACGGCCTCGCCGCCGCCCGCGACTTCCGGGCGCCCGTCGCCGCGTACGAGGACGTCGAGCGTCCCACCGAGGTGGTCAACAAGTTCTGCGGGAACCTCTGGTCCGCCACCTACGACCACTCCCCCCTCGACGTCGTGGCCTGGCACGGCACGCACGTCCCGTACGTCTACGACCTGCGCCGCTTCAACGTCATCGGGTCGATCAGCTACGACCACCCCGACCCGTCGATCTTCACCGTGCTGACGTCGCCCTCCGACACCCCGGGCCTGGCGGGCGTGGACTTCGTGGTCTTCGCCCCGCGCTGGCTGGTCGGCGAGGACACCTTCCGCCCGCCGTACTTCCACCGCAACGTGATGAGCGAGTACATGGGCCTGATCGAGGGCGCCTACGACGCCAAGGCCGAGGGCTTCGTGCCCGGCGGCGGCTCGCTGCACAACATGATGTCGGCGCACGGTCCCGACCGCGAGACCTTCGACCGGGCCAGCGCCGCCGAGCTGAAGCCGCAGAAGATCGACGACGGCCTGGCCTTCATGTTCGAGACCCGCTGGCCGATCACCGCCACCCCCCAGGCGGCCGGGGCGGAACACCTCCAGCGCGGATACGACGATGTCTGGGAGGGTCTCCAGCGCCACTTCCGCGCCTAA
- a CDS encoding TetR/AcrR family transcriptional regulator translates to MTAGGRPAEPEVIWTRPVRAGRGPRPAHSRDSIAAEAVRIADAEGIEAVSMRRVAAGIGAGTMSLYNYVPRKEDLHELMVDTVSGEYELTPPSGDWRADLLALARQTRALMHRHPWLPRLLSPVYGFGPHALRYLEHSLACLAPLEASGGEKLELIAAVNGTVAAFVGSELALAERARSLPWSEAAEQGVRTAWLGSRLASGEYPRLAEALTASGPASPVPPDMATVFDRAVSRLLGAWDPAP, encoded by the coding sequence ATGACAGCCGGCGGGCGCCCCGCTGAACCCGAAGTGATCTGGACCCGCCCCGTGCGCGCGGGGCGCGGACCGCGCCCCGCGCACAGCCGGGACTCCATCGCCGCCGAGGCGGTGCGGATCGCCGACGCGGAGGGGATCGAGGCCGTCTCCATGCGGCGCGTGGCGGCGGGTATCGGTGCCGGGACCATGTCCCTGTACAACTACGTCCCCCGCAAGGAGGACCTCCACGAGCTGATGGTCGACACCGTCAGCGGGGAGTACGAACTGACCCCGCCGAGCGGCGACTGGCGCGCCGACCTGCTCGCGCTGGCCCGACAGACCCGGGCCCTGATGCACCGCCACCCGTGGTTGCCGCGACTGCTGAGCCCGGTCTACGGGTTCGGCCCGCACGCCCTGCGGTACCTGGAGCACAGCCTGGCCTGCCTGGCGCCGCTGGAGGCTTCCGGCGGCGAGAAGCTGGAGCTGATCGCCGCGGTGAACGGCACGGTGGCCGCGTTCGTGGGGAGCGAGCTGGCCCTGGCCGAACGGGCCCGCTCGCTGCCCTGGAGCGAGGCCGCCGAACAGGGTGTACGGACGGCCTGGCTCGGCTCCCGGCTGGCGTCGGGGGAGTACCCGCGGCTCGCCGAGGCCCTCACGGCGAGCGGCCCGGCATCCCCGGTGCCGCCCGACATGGCGACGGTCTTCGACCGCGCGGTGTCCCGCCTGCTGGGCGCCTGGGACCCCGCTCCCTGA